The DNA region CAAGGCCTCCAGAATGATATAGCAGGAAGTCGCGCCCGCGTCCTGATGTCCGATCGCGCGGTCTCCCAGGCGGCTGCCGCGGCCGAGTTTGGCCGCCATCCCCTTCGTCGCTTCGAGCCCGTTCCGCGCGGCTTCCAGCATCCGGCCCAGACAAGCCTCCAGATCGCCGCCGGCCTCGGCTTCCTCATAAGCCCGTACTGCCGGGTCCAGCACATCGATCAGCGTTTTGTCCCCGACCGCGGCATCCGTCAACAGGGCGATCCGGTCGTAAGCCTTCCGCAGCATGTTCCCCATGACCGCCGCGTCAATGATCGGCTCGTTTTTGGATGCCATAGCCAGGCCGCGGAAGAAGCCGCCGTACAATGGGCCCATTGAGCCGCCGATTTTACCGACCAACACGGTGCTGATTGTAAGAAAACCTGTGCTCATATCGGTGTCAGGCTGCTTGCTAAGCTCCTCGCCGGCGATGGAGAAGCCTTTGCTCATGTTGATGCCATG from Paenibacillus macerans includes:
- the dhaL gene encoding dihydroxyacetone kinase subunit DhaL; this translates as MKFTNRAGFAVVSAVIEAVCANRDYLSRVDAAVGDGDHGINMSKGFSIAGEELSKQPDTDMSTGFLTISTVLVGKIGGSMGPLYGGFFRGLAMASKNEPIIDAAVMGNMLRKAYDRIALLTDAAVGDKTLIDVLDPAVRAYEEAEAGGDLEACLGRMLEAARNGLEATKGMAAKLGRGSRLGDRAIGHQDAGATSCYIILEALAEASLRLAKTG